The DNA segment AGGAAAACAATGCCATACCTCCATTTGTCCAAAATTTGCACCTCCCACTCCCCCTATAAGAATTGATAGTGGAAGATCAAATGCCTTCACCAAAGCGTCTTTCGTTTCTTGAAGGTCTGTAAGGACTCCAACCTAGAAAAGGTGTAATTTATTTGATTACCAAACGAAGGATTGAAGGTGGAAAGAGGCATCAAATTATGAAGTTAACTATTCTATTTACCGTAATAATGAGCAAAGCGAAGTATTTTTTGCTATTGTATGAAACGGATTGGCTTGCAATTTGAGCAGCTGTTTTAATCACTTGGCCAAACAACATTGGTCTAGCCAGAGTAACATTATGTAGAGCACTTGCATAAGCAGACATGATGCCTTCGACTCCTTCAACCTATTGAAAATCAGAAGCTAAATGCGTTACTTAAGGAGTATGAACATGTAGTTTTCATAAGGATGATACGTATGCTATACAACAATGACAAATCACTTGATTTCAATGTGAGTCTTGTAACAGTATCATTTTCATCATCTTAACAATTGCACAAGGAAGAAAAAAGCACCATAGAGTGTAACACATAATATTATGAAGAGTATTGGGTGATAACTCGATCCCTTTGATTTTCATCGTTTTCATTTACTTAAAGGTTTTTAGGACTATAAAGACTTTCTAAAACCTATTAATTGCATATCtaaaattattgtatataaCAGTTTTGCATGTGTTATGGGTGTTTTTTCAACTAATGCTTTTACCAACTTCTTACTTGGTTGATGCTGACTATGACACTCTATTCAAGACCAACATAACTAAAAGTggtagaggaagaaaaaaatcaaataaagcaaataaataaataaatattaaattttaagaacgaaCAATGATGAGATACACAGGttgaaaccaaaatataaaataaaaatcaaggaTTAACTACATTATTGCAGGAGGGTAAACAAGATGGCCAAAGTTTTCGGGAAATGCCAGTACATCAAACCAAAATGTTGCATCAGAGACGAAGCAGCAAagcaataattataaaatggcCTCCTCTCACCTCAAAGCTACCTGCGCTTCCATTCAGGTTGAAGCAATGTGAGATGGTTCCATCAAATGTTTTTCCACCAAAAACCCATGCAGGAAAGCTCCTATCAAAATCATAAAACTGAATGACCTCCCCAACCTCCATTATAGCCTGAAAAAAATTTCAGTTATCAAGTAGATAACAACTTCGCCCATCaacaataatttctttaaatgcATGCTAACAGAAGGCCCCCTTAACAAAGCAGAACAAATAAACTTGTTTTTCTCAAAAGCTCAAGAAAGCAAATTGGATATTGAAAACAAGCCACTTGATCAAATTGAGTTATAACAGAAATAAAAGAGTTATAACAGCAATAAAAGAAAGCAATTTAGAAACATGTCTATGGACCAAACTTTATAACAAAAGATATATATGAGCCAAATCAAGATAACAGCTAGTTTCCTAGGTCAGTGTTATATGTCGGGAGGTAAATTTGAGCGTCAATATCATAATGAAAATACAACTCATGAACTCATATAGGGTGACTCGATATGGAGGAGAGGAAGGACATGCCAATCTATCCAAAAACCATTGGCAACAATATTGTATCTTCTGTTCCAAAGAATACACCTATACTAGTTTTGGAGTCAAAATAAAACCCTGTTGAAAGCACCAGAGGATGCACAGACTCACCTTCTGATAATAATTCAACTGGCCAGAAGGATCAATGTAGTGTAAAGAATCTGGGTTTCGAGGATTTCCATTTGAGGCTGGacaaattaaaattgaattttcaaAGTATGAATAAGAGTCTTATTCAGGCGAATTCAAATTATGAATAAGAGTCTTATTCAGGCGAAATATTTACAaccagaaaaaaagagaaaaaaaaattcaattatcaCGTGTATACTAAATAGTCCTCTAGAAATTACTTACATGCAAAGTCAACCGCAACCATAAAGTTGAGCTCAAATCCACAAGAAacataatcaagaaagcaatattGTTCCTTCTCACAAAATAGATCCACAAACAGCTCTCCCTTCAAAACCTATATTGATGAATCATTGAACAAATgcatattcaaataaaaagaataaactgaaatattttaataaattctacCGCAAGTATTAATAATTACCTTCTTGTGACCATGATGAGATGTTATAGTAAGATTTGCACCACTTTTACCTTCATGAAGTTTTTCCAGGTCGGCCACTGACTTTTGAAGTTTACTGATGAGGTAAATTTAAGAACAGTATCTTCTTTAGAGCCAGAGACTAAACTCGGATAGCAAGGGAAAACGAGCAAAAATGAATCCACAGACTAACTAAATTCCCACTTACCCAATAAGCGAATGTTTGCCACTGCTATTAAAATCAAAGCACTCGATAATCAATGGGTTATCCTGCAACAAGTCAAATTTCATGCACCACATGCATCTTCTTAGTCATCCAAACAGCAGAATATCCTATAATATATGGGATAAAATCTTAAGGTGACAAGTTTACCTTACTTCCAAACTGCTGCATACTTAGGCATAGGGGTTTCCATGTTGGATTTAAATTGTTGTTCACCACTTCAGTCTTGCATATTGGAATTGAGCTTCCACTCTCAACAATTCTAGGTATTCTTAGAAAACAGTCCTAGAATAGAGAGATGAATTTTAAGGATGAAAGAAACAACGaatatacatgcatacataacaTAAAGCTTGAGGTATCTGCTTTGCAAATACTTACACTTTTAGAAAATATGTCCTTGTTATCCAAGTAAGAACAATGGAGTATCATCTCAACAACCCTCCTTGAAGCAACTGTTTCCTCTGCATGGATGGTGAGTACCCCTAACTTCCTCAAACCCACATGCCCAATTTTACCATGAAGGTTAAGGGTTCAACTCCGATTTTGTTTGGTAAGTACCTGCCATGGAAGAGGGGGGAAGGATTTGATGTTCAGTAAGATTAAAAATGGCAGCAATTGCAACATGCTTTCCAACCTAATatcttaatattataatatatatcactTAATTAGGGAAGTAGCTCTCACAGCAGTCTTTCCATATTGAAGTTTTTAATATAAGAATTCTgaaaattgatttaattttatactCAATTTGCACCAGCTTAGTGAATAAGCATATGCATTCTCAACGAGCCTAATTGATCCCAAGGCAGCATACCTCTGATAGAACACACGTGGCCTCTCCAAGAAAATCTTGATCCTCCAATTTCAGCATCTGAAACACAACAGAAAAATGGATCATACAgattttctaaaaattatagACCAAATAACTTACGCTGACATAATAGTTGGCATCTAATAGTCGTTTATTATTGTTCtcgaattattttttttgccaATTCAATGTGTTTAACCATGTATCAACAAAAATCAACCGAACAAGCTAGTGAAAGTATAATGTCATCTAACTAACACATATTTTCTCAGAAAAACCAGTACCCAGCTCTTAGTCCCCAATGTAAAAGAGTTCTAACTTGCAAATCAAGTACACTTTTTCTTGTATATAGTTGGTACAAATTATAATTGGAAAAACATAACCTACAAAGACTATAACATTAGATACTTGAGAGCAGAAACTATAATGTACCTTCACAGGTATATTGTGATATTTGGTATCAACATCATACACATGAAATCTGGAGCGAAAATAAAGAAGGGAAATGCGAGTGAGTCAAAAGCAGTCAAATCAAAACAGGAGTTcccgtaaaaaaaaaaaaaaacagaactaTATCTACAAAAATATAAGCACTTAAAATGAATTTGTAAAGCATACACCAATGGCTGTACAATCTCGAATTGGACTGCAACCGTAACTTTTTCTATCCACGTGGGATTCAAGCTATTTAGTATAACCTCAGTGCGGCCTAACTCCTCTAGTTTTccatctattttcttcacatatACCACTGCCATGAGATCACTCTGAACAGAACAATATCTATTTTAGCTCAAACAACAGTAAGACAATCCTGATCAAAACATGAATGCATCTCATATGAGCACATAAACAAACTACTGTGTATTGAAAAAATCAAACGTTGAAAGCTATAAACACCTTTTTCCAGAAAGGGTCAACATGAAGTATTAGTTCAGCTCGCTACATGTGTAAATACTACTTATGGTACATGTAAACCGAACACTACCAGGACCACAAATTTGGCCGGTTTGGATGTTGATACATTCTCAACACtcttcattactattcattactttattattacttttcaccaactttttactactattcaatattttattattactttttcactactattcacaacatatCTCAACAcatctcaacacttctcaacacctaAACACACACTTAAActtgagaagaaagaaaaacaccaGAAACTTGGGGTGTTAGCTCAATTTCTAGCAATTTTAAGCAAACAAAGATGGTGTCCAGGATTTAGTCATCCAAAGGTTAAGTTGAAGAGATACAGAAGAAGCAAGAAACTCTCCAAATTTAGAATCCATTTCTTGTTTGAGAAAGTCCTAATGGAAGACATATATCCTCCTAATCAGTAAACACAAGATACCAGTACTGTAATTTTCTTTCCTCTAGGTCATAATATATCATTAAGAACACCAAAAACAGAACAAACTAAATTATATCACTAAGCACTGTAGTTTTCTTACCCAGGTTTTAATTACCCAAACTAACTAAGACAGTCATCGATCCACATACATCGTAATCCAGCTCATTACAAGAGTATGACTACACGTATCTTATGTAAACAAATACTGTCAAAATAGTAACTttaaccttttttattttattttattttataggtaaatagacatagcccaagtacatagaatgtataaaaataGTAGCTTAACATAAAGTAATGATCATCTCACGTGCCCTTTTAAACCCTGACAAACCGCCTTCTCA comes from the Carya illinoinensis cultivar Pawnee chromosome 8, C.illinoinensisPawnee_v1, whole genome shotgun sequence genome and includes:
- the LOC122274705 gene encoding protein BONZAI 3-like, giving the protein MHDCFLRIPRIVESGSSIPICKTEVVNNNLNPTWKPLCLSMQQFGSKDNPLIIECFDFNSSGKHSLIGKLQKSVADLEKLHEGKSGANLTITSHHGHKKVLKGELFVDLFCEKEQYCFLDYVSCGFELNFMVAVDFASSNGNPRNPDSLHYIDPSGQLNYYQKAIMEVGEVIQFYDFDRSFPAWVFGGKTFDGTISHCFNLNGSAGSFEVEGVEGIMSAYASALHNVTLARPMLFGQVIKTAAQIASQSVSYNSKKYFALLIITVGVLTDLQETKDALVKAFDLPLSILIGGVGGANFGQMEVLDADKGQRSESSTDRVATHDIVQFVPMRDIHGGQIYVVQAPLEELPGQFLTYMRCRDIKPRPLHEPKRLVLKHMYQLHKRSIYINMDTRWIGSNKV